The genome window CTATTAAAATACTTCGGTACCTTTGGTTCGGTTAGGAAGGAACGTAGTTTTCGCTCCGCTCAAACTGCATCAATGTACCTAAGCTCACTAACGTTCGCTAAGAAAGAAGGATCGTAGTTCTCGCTCCGCTCAAACTGCATCAATATCTCTAAATTCGGTTGAACTCTCTGAGTTCACCTCATTAAGAGATATAGAAAAGCCACCGGCTTTGGTGGCTCTTATAGGGAGATTATTATGAAAAAGTTTTAGGAGTTTTATCATTCAAAGTTAGGAGGTCTTTGATGATGGTATTAGTATACGATAGGAAGCTTAAAATTTCCTTATAGTTTTTCTAAAAAATTTTTTTTGAGAAAAAGAGGAGGTCTCAAGCAAGGATTTCACATCCTTGTTTGGCCACTCCCCTTTCCTTCTTATTTCTTAGCGATGGCATGGTAGCTAGTCTTGCTGGTGAAGACTTGACCTGCTCTCAAGATGACCTTTTCAGCTTGGTCACTGTGAATGGCATCTGGCACTGTTTGGAATTCTAGAGCCAAGCCATTGTGCTGAACCATTGGTTGCCCTTGCAGATGAACTGTTTTGTCTACGAAATTGGCTGAATATACCACCAAGGCTGGGGCTTCTGACTTGAAGGTCAAAAAACGTCCAGATGGCTGATGGTAAAGAAAACCAGCATTTTCATGCCCTTCTGGAAGAGCGAATGTATGGTCTAATCCTTCTACCAGGCGGATTTGCGGATCAGAGTCCTTAAAAAGATCCTCCAAGAGCATGGCTTGGTAGAGATGCTGAACAACCGGACTTTCTCTATCCACGGTCTGAAGAGGAACACCGTCTGGATGGATAGGGTAAAGCCCTTGATGGTTGATCTGAAAGACATGGTCATTGATCGGCTGGGTGAAGTTCCCAGATAGGTTGAAATAGCTGTGGTTGGTCGGGTTGACCAAGGTATCTTGATCCGTTTCTACCCGATAGGCAATCTCAAGTTCACCATCTTCCGTCAAACCATAGGTTACCCAGATTTTGAGATTTCCAGGGAAACCGCCGGTACCATCTGCACGCTCTGTATACAGAGTGATTTCCTGATCCGTTACCGACTCAACGCTAAACAAGGCACTGTCCCAGCCCGTTGGTCCACTGTGGTTGCAGTTAGCACCGTTATTAGCTTCCAAATGATAGGTCTCTCCATTGAGTTCAAAACTTGCCCCTGCAATCCGGCCTGCTACCGGGCCAATACTAGCCCCATATTTAGGGCTATTGCCCACATAGTCCTCAAAGCGATCAAAGCCTAGAATAATGTTCGTAAACTGATCTTCTTTATCAGGTGTCACATATTCTAAAATCGTCGCCCCATAGGTCATAACAGATAATTGGTAGCCCTTGTCATTTTCGAGGCGATAAGCCCGAACCTCTTGATTCTGCCATTCTCCAAACACGCTTTCTTGATACTGTTTCAAAACCTTCTCCTCTCACTGTTTTTCTCCATTGTATCAGTTTCACAAGAAGAAACACTCCACTTTTTATAGAAAATTAGTGGCTATTCTTTATGAAATGGATGAATGATCACCCCTTGCACAACCCGATTGACAGTACCAGTCGGTGAAGGTGTGTCTGGGCGATTTTGCACCTTGAGTGAGGTCAAGAGAGAAATCAATTGACCGTAGATAATATAAGGGAAGGCACGGTAGATATCTAGTGAGTCTGCAGAAGCGTCTACTAACACTTCCCGTACATGCTCGATCCCTGCAGCTTGGTCAGTCAAGAGGACGACCTGACGGGCAATCTGATCTCCAGCTACTTCTCGAACCAAGTCCAGATCATACTGACGAGTGTAAGGATCAATAGATCCAAAGACCAAGACGAGGGTCTGGTCATTGATGAGGGATTTCGGACCGTGACGGAATCCGACAGGACTCTCATACATGGTTGCGATTTTGCCTGCTGTTAATTCCAAAATCTTGAGTTGGGCTTCATGGGCTAGACCAAAGAAAGGTCCTGCCCCCAGATAGATGACGCGCTCGAAGTCTAGATCGACCACTTCCTTGACCTCACGGTCCTTCTCCAAGATTTGCTCAGACAGATCAACCAGCTCTGCTACTCGGTTTTCCTTGATCTCTTCCTCGCTTGGATCAAAGACCAAGAGAGCTGTCAAAAGCATGGAGGTAAAGCTAGAGGTCATCGCAAAGCCAGCATCGTTGGTTTCTTTTGGTTGGAGAAGCAAGAGATTGCGCTCATCTCCGTGGGCTTGCTGGGCCAGTTTCCCTTCTTCGGCACAGGTAATGGTGATCTGATAGAGCTCATCAACCAAGTCTTGAGCCAACTGCACGGTTGCGACACTTTCTGGCGAATTGCCACTCCGGGCAAAAGATACTAAAACCGTCGGAACCTCTTTTTTCAAATAGGTTTGAGGATGAGCTACGATATCCGTCGTCGCAATGGATTGGAAATTCCAGTGGCGTTCATCGTGCACTTCCTGCAAATATGGAACCAAGGTATCCCCCACATAGGCTGAGGTCCCTGCCCCTGTCAAGATGACCTTGATATAGTCATGCTCTTGCCCAATTTTTTCTAAGAAAGTTTTTATTTCCGCTTTTCTTTCTTGGTACAAGCGAGCCGTTTCTTTCCAAACACTTGGTTGTTGGTAGATCTCACGAGTGGTGATCTCTGCTCCTAGCTCCTGCAAGTCTTCTTTTGTATAGTCTAACATAGAACCTGTTGTTCCTTTCTACAATCTAACGTTGATAAATGGGAAAGGAGCCTGAGATGATTCTCCCAGACTCCCATACCAACCTACTCATCTTCATCATCATCAAGGTTTGACAAGAGGTCATTGACCTTGACAATACTTTCTTTTGCACGTTCAGGGTAGTCCCCTTCATTACCAGTCAGGCTACTATTGATGAATTCGATGACCATCGGAAGATTCATCCCTGCGTATAAGTCAATCGCACGTCCTTCAAGGATCAAGCGGCTCACAGTGTTGCAAGGAGTTCCTCCCAAGAGATCTGCAAATACAATATAGTCTTCTAGACCTTGGACGGTTGCTTCAAATTTAGCAGTAAAGTCTTCTGGTCCTTCTTCTGGTAAGAGTGCAACCGTATGGATGGATTCTTGTGGTCCCATAATCATCTCTGTGCTCGCTTTAAGCTCTTCACAAAAGCGACCATGGCTGACCAATACTAACTGTTTTGCCATACCTTACTCCATTATGCCATTCCAAAGAAGAAGTGGCCAAATGCTGAGAATGCGATTGCTGCAAGGATGATGAGCAAGATAGCTTTTGTAGAGTTCATACCCTTACGTCCAAGCAACCAGTAGATTACACCTGTGATGATAGCTGGTACCAAACGTGGGAAGATCAAATTGAGCATATCTTGAATTTCAATCGCTTTGTCCCCAATGTGTGGAGTCCAAGAAACTTCAACACCAATCATGCTGGCAATCAAGGCACCAACCATGAAGATACCCAGAACGGCAGCTGCGTCGATCAAAGCTGTCAAGGTACTTTGCATGTTGTTGATGAGGTTAACCCCTTCTTTATAGGCAAATTCCAACTGTTTCCAACGGAAAATGTCATAAGCAACTGCCACAGCGATCCACAAGAAGATACCGGCTGGGTTTCCTGCAATAGCCAAAGTTGCTGCGATTGAACCCATAATAGCTGGTACCAATGATCCAAAGATTGAGTCCCCAAGAGGAGCGAATGGTCCCATGAGACCTGTCTTGATCCCGTTCACCGCATCTTTTGATTTGACACCATCTTTTTCTTCCAAAGCAAGGTCAAAACCAGTGATAATGGTGTGGAAGAATGGTGAAGTATTGAAGAATTGCGTATGCAATTTCATCATTTCTTTCAATTCTGGAGTGCCATCACCATACATTTTACGCAACTGAGGTAAAAGCATATAAAGGTAACCAGAAGCCTGCATCCGTTCGTAGTTCCAACCCAATTGGAAGGTGAAGAGGCTACGTTTGTTGATTTGTTTAAAATCTTCTTTTGTTAGTTTGTAATTAGAATTCGTCATCTTCAATTTCCCCGCTTTCTACATTGCTTGCTGGAGCAGCTACGACTGTACGTTGGCTGTTTTTGAAGTGTTGCACTGCAAGGAAGATACCGATAATGGCAATACCAATCATAGATACACTCTTGAAGTTGTTAACAAAAGTAATAGCTTGTTCTTTTGGAAGTTTAGCGAACACATCAGAACCAACAATGCTAGACACTGCAGCACCAAGGCTTTGAACATTGCTATAAAGCACTGTCAACATTGCTGTTAAGCCAAAGCCAAGTGCTAAGTAGTGAAGGTTACGACGAACAGGAAGGTAACGAAGCAAGATCGCAAATCCAAGACCTGGAAGCATTTGACCTGCGAGTTTCAGACCGTTTGCCAACCATTGTACATTAGCAAGACCTGTAACAACAGTTTCTACGAAAGTACCACCAAAGGCAAGAGCCAAGAAGACTGGAAGGGCACGAGAAAGAGCCCAAGGAACAGCACCAAGAAGGTAGTTGCGTTCAATTCCTTTATAGTCGTAACGTTCGATCGCAGCATCTACACGGTGAGCGAAGTAAGTTGTAGTCATACGACCAAGAATATCAAAGTAGGTCAACAAAGTTGCTACCGGCACAGCGATTGTAGCAATAGCAATCTCTGGATCAATCCCTTTTGCTACTGAAAAGGCAGTCGCAAGAACGGCACCAGATGTTGCGTCAATACGAGAAGCTCCACCGAAAGTACCAACACCGAGCACTGTCAATTGGAGAGAAGCTCCGATAAAGAGACCTGTCTTTAAATCTCCCATGACAAGTCCTGTAATGAAACCAGCAAAGACTGGTGAGCCTGCTGATGAAACAATCGTCAACTCATCACAGATTTGATAAGCTGAGTACAAAGTAAGTAGTAAAATTTGCCACCATTGTATCATGACAATTTCCTCCTAAAAATTTTCTTTTACTTTAATAACTTCATAAAGTCTTCTGCAGTGTCGTTTGGCACCATCTGAGACGTAATCTTCACACCTTTTTCGTGGATCTTGTTGAAGTCTTCCACGTCCGCGTCCACCACATTGATCGAGCGGGTAATCGCGCGTGTCTCATCGGATTGAGACATATTGCCGACATTCAGCGTTTCAAGCTGAACGCCTGCTTCGATCAAACGAAGGAAACGATCAGGTTTGCGAGCTACGATAAAGAGTCGTTGGCTATCATATTTTCCAGCCAAGATATTTTCCGCAGCCTTTGCGACTGGCAAGATACTGAGCTTAACACCAGGTGGTGTCGCTAGTTTCAAGCCACTTTTTTCAATATCATTTTGAGCGACTTCATCATCGATCACCATGATACGTGAAACATTTAGTTTGGTAGTCCAAAGATTGGCTACCTGCCCGTGGATCAAACGTCCATCGATACGGCATCCTACAATAGTCATAAGTTTTCCCCCTTTACTTCTTTGAATGTAGGTTGTTGAACAAGTTGAAGTGTCTCTTGGTAACGCCCTTCTGTCTCAAAGACGATCAGGCTATTGGCTCCTTCTTTGAGGAAACCATGAGGCACATAAAGTGAAGTGGTCGGTCCGACCTCCCAGAAGCGACCAAGGTTATGGCCGTTGACAAAGACGACCCCTTTCCCAAATCCTGTCATATCCAGATAAGTGTCAAGGTTGTGGTCCAGCTGAAAATCATATCGGTAAAAGGCTGGAGCACCTGCCTGCCATTCCTTTGAAAAATCGAGCTGACTGAGATCTTGTAAATCCAGTGGGTACTGCTTCCAATGAAGGTGGAAGTGCAAATCCACACAGACACCTGTGCGAATGCCCTTGTGCTGGCTATCAGCTAAGAGCTTGTGACCATAGTTGACACGGCCCATATTCTCAAGCAAGATTTTTAAATTCGTAACCGCTTTCTTTTTTCCTTTGATAAAAAGATCTTCACCGATCTCTGTTTGGTATTGTGTTGCTACATGTTGATCATCCAGGTAAATTTGTACCCGATCCCGACCATCAATGATGCGCAATTTTTCTTCTTCCGCATCCAACTCAAGGTCTGTCTCATATAGTAGATAACCTGTGGTTTGCCCCAACTCTTCCATCTTTTCAGGATAAAGGCTGGTCTCGACTTGAGCCAAATTATCCAGATTCCCAAAAAGACTAGTCTTGGCTGCCAATTGCAAGGTTTGTTCTGGCAAACACTCTTTGATGAGTGGTTCTTGCTGTGGGTATTCCGGATAATAGGTCGCCATCATTTTTTGAATAGCATAATACTTCTCCGTCGGATTGCCCTGCTCATTGAGCAAAGCCCCATAGTCATAGGACGTCACCTGTGGCAAGTCTAGCGTTCCCCGAGCTGAGCAACCATTCATGAAGCCGAAATTGGTTCCGCCATGAAACATATAGAGGTTGATGGAACCAAGCTCCAAGACCTCATGGACAGCTTCTGCCAACTCCTCTGGGTCCCTTTGAATCACGGGTTCCTTCCAGCGGGTAAACCAGCCATCCCAGAATTCCATACACAT of Streptococcus sp. S5 contains these proteins:
- a CDS encoding aldose epimerase family protein — translated: MKQYQESVFGEWQNQEVRAYRLENDKGYQLSVMTYGATILEYVTPDKEDQFTNIILGFDRFEDYVGNSPKYGASIGPVAGRIAGASFELNGETYHLEANNGANCNHSGPTGWDSALFSVESVTDQEITLYTERADGTGGFPGNLKIWVTYGLTEDGELEIAYRVETDQDTLVNPTNHSYFNLSGNFTQPINDHVFQINHQGLYPIHPDGVPLQTVDRESPVVQHLYQAMLLEDLFKDSDPQIRLVEGLDHTFALPEGHENAGFLYHQPSGRFLTFKSEAPALVVYSANFVDKTVHLQGQPMVQHNGLALEFQTVPDAIHSDQAEKVILRAGQVFTSKTSYHAIAKK
- a CDS encoding SIS domain-containing protein, with translation MLDYTKEDLQELGAEITTREIYQQPSVWKETARLYQERKAEIKTFLEKIGQEHDYIKVILTGAGTSAYVGDTLVPYLQEVHDERHWNFQSIATTDIVAHPQTYLKKEVPTVLVSFARSGNSPESVATVQLAQDLVDELYQITITCAEEGKLAQQAHGDERNLLLLQPKETNDAGFAMTSSFTSMLLTALLVFDPSEEEIKENRVAELVDLSEQILEKDREVKEVVDLDFERVIYLGAGPFFGLAHEAQLKILELTAGKIATMYESPVGFRHGPKSLINDQTLVLVFGSIDPYTRQYDLDLVREVAGDQIARQVVLLTDQAAGIEHVREVLVDASADSLDIYRAFPYIIYGQLISLLTSLKVQNRPDTPSPTGTVNRVVQGVIIHPFHKE
- a CDS encoding PTS sugar transporter subunit IIA: MAKQLVLVSHGRFCEELKASTEMIMGPQESIHTVALLPEEGPEDFTAKFEATVQGLEDYIVFADLLGGTPCNTVSRLILEGRAIDLYAGMNLPMVIEFINSSLTGNEGDYPERAKESIVKVNDLLSNLDDDEDE
- a CDS encoding PTS system mannose/fructose/sorbose family transporter subunit IID, which codes for MTNSNYKLTKEDFKQINKRSLFTFQLGWNYERMQASGYLYMLLPQLRKMYGDGTPELKEMMKLHTQFFNTSPFFHTIITGFDLALEEKDGVKSKDAVNGIKTGLMGPFAPLGDSIFGSLVPAIMGSIAATLAIAGNPAGIFLWIAVAVAYDIFRWKQLEFAYKEGVNLINNMQSTLTALIDAAAVLGIFMVGALIASMIGVEVSWTPHIGDKAIEIQDMLNLIFPRLVPAIITGVIYWLLGRKGMNSTKAILLIILAAIAFSAFGHFFFGMA
- a CDS encoding PTS mannose/fructose/sorbose/N-acetylgalactosamine transporter subunit IIC, with translation MIQWWQILLLTLYSAYQICDELTIVSSAGSPVFAGFITGLVMGDLKTGLFIGASLQLTVLGVGTFGGASRIDATSGAVLATAFSVAKGIDPEIAIATIAVPVATLLTYFDILGRMTTTYFAHRVDAAIERYDYKGIERNYLLGAVPWALSRALPVFLALAFGGTFVETVVTGLANVQWLANGLKLAGQMLPGLGFAILLRYLPVRRNLHYLALGFGLTAMLTVLYSNVQSLGAAVSSIVGSDVFAKLPKEQAITFVNNFKSVSMIGIAIIGIFLAVQHFKNSQRTVVAAPASNVESGEIEDDEF
- a CDS encoding PTS system mannose/fructose/N-acetylgalactosamine-transporter subunit IIB; translation: MTIVGCRIDGRLIHGQVANLWTTKLNVSRIMVIDDEVAQNDIEKSGLKLATPPGVKLSILPVAKAAENILAGKYDSQRLFIVARKPDRFLRLIEAGVQLETLNVGNMSQSDETRAITRSINVVDADVEDFNKIHEKGVKITSQMVPNDTAEDFMKLLK
- a CDS encoding glycoside hydrolase family 35 protein, which produces MGVFEIRDAFYLKGQPFKILSGAIHYFRIDPADWYHSLYNLKALGFNTVETYVPWNAHEPRKGQFDFSGRLDLERFIQTAQSLGLYMIVRPSPFICAEWEFGGLPAWLLEEDLRIRSSDPAFIEAVDRYYDRLLGLLTPYQVDRGGPILMMQVENEYGSYGEDKDYLRAIRDLMKGKGVTCPLFTSDGPWRATLRAGTLIEEDLFVTGNFGSKAAYNFGQMKEFFDEYGKKWPLMCMEFWDGWFTRWKEPVIQRDPEELAEAVHEVLELGSINLYMFHGGTNFGFMNGCSARGTLDLPQVTSYDYGALLNEQGNPTEKYYAIQKMMATYYPEYPQQEPLIKECLPEQTLQLAAKTSLFGNLDNLAQVETSLYPEKMEELGQTTGYLLYETDLELDAEEEKLRIIDGRDRVQIYLDDQHVATQYQTEIGEDLFIKGKKKAVTNLKILLENMGRVNYGHKLLADSQHKGIRTGVCVDLHFHLHWKQYPLDLQDLSQLDFSKEWQAGAPAFYRYDFQLDHNLDTYLDMTGFGKGVVFVNGHNLGRFWEVGPTTSLYVPHGFLKEGANSLIVFETEGRYQETLQLVQQPTFKEVKGENL